A single Brevundimonas sp. M20 DNA region contains:
- a CDS encoding DUF2794 domain-containing protein, whose amino-acid sequence MNDAADAQPQAGPVFFDRRELDQILRVYGRMVASGEWRDYAMIGHKDVAEFAVFRRSGDAPAYRIEKRPALRLKQGEWAVIGEGGMVLKRGRDLAQVLRVFDSRKFTVIE is encoded by the coding sequence ATGAACGACGCCGCCGACGCGCAGCCCCAGGCCGGGCCGGTCTTCTTTGACCGGCGGGAGCTGGACCAGATCCTCAGGGTCTATGGCCGGATGGTCGCCTCGGGCGAGTGGCGCGACTACGCCATGATCGGCCACAAGGACGTCGCCGAGTTCGCTGTCTTCCGCCGCTCGGGCGACGCCCCTGCCTACCGGATCGAGAAGCGGCCCGCCCTGCGTCTGAAACAGGGAGAGTGGGCGGTGATCGGCGAGGGCGGCATGGTCCTGAAACGGGGGCGCGATCTGGCCCAGGTCCTGCGCGTCTTCGACAGCCGCAAGTTCACCGTCATCGAATAA
- a CDS encoding CaiB/BaiF CoA-transferase family protein gives MTQGPLSGVRVLDLSRVLAGPWATQTLADLGAEVIKIERPGVGDDTRQWGPPFTTKADGSKGDAAYFLCANRGKKSVELDIASPEGAAAVRELARTCDVVVENFKTGGLRKYGLDYAGLSAVNPKLVYCSITGFGQDGRDAHRAGYDYMIQAMGGLMSITGQPDGAPGAEPMKVGVAVVDLFTGLYASNAIMAALLHARVSGEGQHIDIALFDVQAAMLANQAANWFVSGTVPTRMGNAHPNLAPYQPFPCSDGMVVIAVGNDGQYRALCLALGVESLGTDARFATNAQRVAHREELTPALSALTCKHSMKALMAMLEAAGVPCGPVNTIDQVFDEPQAVHRGLEVHQTRADLDGPVRTVASPIRMSKTPVAYDRAPPALGADTEEVLGGLKG, from the coding sequence ATGACCCAAGGCCCTCTCTCCGGCGTTCGCGTTCTCGATCTCAGCCGCGTGCTGGCCGGTCCATGGGCGACGCAGACGCTGGCAGATCTCGGCGCGGAGGTCATCAAGATCGAGCGACCCGGCGTCGGCGACGACACCCGCCAATGGGGCCCGCCCTTCACGACGAAGGCTGACGGATCGAAGGGCGACGCCGCCTACTTCCTGTGCGCCAACCGGGGCAAGAAGTCGGTCGAGCTGGACATCGCCAGCCCAGAAGGCGCCGCCGCCGTGCGCGAACTGGCCAGGACCTGCGATGTGGTGGTCGAGAATTTCAAGACCGGGGGCCTGCGCAAGTACGGGCTCGACTACGCCGGGCTGTCGGCGGTCAATCCGAAGCTGGTCTACTGCTCCATTACCGGCTTTGGTCAGGACGGGCGGGACGCCCATCGCGCGGGCTACGACTACATGATCCAGGCCATGGGCGGCCTCATGTCCATCACCGGCCAGCCGGACGGCGCGCCGGGCGCCGAGCCGATGAAGGTGGGCGTGGCCGTCGTGGACCTGTTCACCGGCCTGTACGCCTCCAACGCCATCATGGCCGCCCTGCTGCACGCCCGCGTAAGCGGTGAAGGTCAGCACATCGACATCGCCCTGTTCGACGTTCAGGCGGCCATGCTGGCCAATCAGGCGGCCAACTGGTTCGTCTCAGGGACCGTGCCGACGCGGATGGGCAACGCCCACCCCAATCTGGCCCCCTACCAGCCCTTCCCATGCAGCGACGGGATGGTGGTGATCGCGGTCGGCAATGACGGCCAGTATCGCGCCCTGTGTCTGGCGCTGGGCGTGGAAAGCCTCGGGACCGACGCCCGCTTCGCCACCAACGCCCAGCGGGTGGCCCATCGTGAGGAGCTGACGCCCGCCCTGTCAGCCCTGACCTGCAAGCACAGCATGAAGGCCCTGATGGCCATGCTGGAAGCCGCGGGCGTGCCCTGCGGTCCGGTCAACACGATTGATCAGGTGTTCGACGAGCCGCAGGCCGTGCATCGCGGGCTGGAGGTCCATCAAACCCGTGCCGACCTCGACGGCCCGGTCCGCACCGTCGCCTCGCCGATCCGGATGTCGAAGACCCCCGTCGCCTACGACCGCGCGCCGCCCGCGCTGGGGGCGGATACGGAAGAGGTGCTGGGCGGGCTGAAGGGCTAA
- a CDS encoding DUF6356 family protein, producing MKRLFADHPREVGEGYFEHMGHALGFCLKLARLSGCALAHAVVPGVHKTTVSDEIRRMARDMGGRAEEARNTRMRDAGVWDVGL from the coding sequence ATGAAACGCTTGTTCGCCGATCATCCTCGCGAAGTGGGCGAGGGCTATTTCGAGCATATGGGCCATGCCCTCGGCTTTTGCCTGAAGCTGGCGCGCCTGTCCGGCTGCGCCTTGGCCCATGCCGTGGTGCCCGGTGTGCACAAGACGACCGTGTCCGACGAGATCAGGCGCATGGCCCGCGACATGGGCGGACGCGCCGAGGAAGCCCGCAATACCCGCATGCGCGACGCCGGTGTCTGGGACGTCGGCCTTTGA
- the thpR gene encoding RNA 2',3'-cyclic phosphodiesterase, with product MIRLFTALSVPDDVAETLKRRQTGLPGAKWRGEDHLHITLAFYGEIDERRADDLAAELERAATGGAFEIELQGVGAFGDAHRSHTIWAGVVPSKRLNVLAGRCRSAAERARIEIERREYRPHLTLAYLKPQTDPARVGAWITGHNLLHSPPIRIDRFGLYSSVLTSDGSQYQLEREYLL from the coding sequence ATGATCCGGCTGTTCACCGCCCTTTCCGTCCCTGACGATGTGGCCGAGACGCTGAAGCGTCGGCAAACGGGCCTGCCCGGCGCGAAATGGCGTGGCGAGGATCACCTTCACATCACCCTGGCCTTCTATGGCGAGATTGACGAGCGCCGGGCGGATGATCTGGCCGCCGAGCTGGAGCGGGCGGCGACCGGCGGGGCGTTCGAGATCGAACTTCAGGGCGTGGGCGCCTTCGGCGACGCGCACCGCAGCCACACCATCTGGGCCGGGGTCGTGCCCAGCAAACGGCTGAACGTGCTGGCGGGGCGCTGCCGGTCGGCCGCCGAGCGCGCGCGGATCGAGATCGAACGGCGCGAGTACCGTCCGCACCTGACCCTCGCCTATCTGAAGCCCCAGACCGATCCGGCCCGGGTCGGCGCCTGGATCACCGGCCACAACCTGCTGCATTCGCCGCCAATCCGGATCGACCGCTTTGGCCTTTATTCCAGCGTCCTGACCTCGGACGGCAGCCAGTACCAGCTTGAACGGGAGTATCTGCTGTGA
- a CDS encoding ATP-binding protein produces the protein MASWPFRRIRAWLGRRTTTQLAVGIAVLSALALTGSLAITGAAVRIDQREKAALAALDDYGAMAAKLGVEGMTGDALSPADAVYLSNWLTAFQNGPARENEARTLEETCQTGRGGAGVRFIRAPVGKPAGLSELETTRGERSSRLGEDVYVVRLGKGVLCSTRPVEVVVVRRSLGALDIAVGRVVDASGDAWGWAVAAVIGAGVLLVAIGLVAATFARRRLTSAVARVSVALDRAAVGDFSERAPETEVAPELTELSGHVNRTLDRLEELLAWLRDSADQLAHDFRTPIARATARLEKLGETASTPAMKRLVAEARADLQELTRAMNEAMALRDGEAWSFEPVRLDVLARQCAELYEPLAEERGVSIRVEAEPVEVLGVRTLLQRATANLVDNAVKYSPDGGVVTLSVSSVEGRPRLSVADQGPGFRHEAADAAAVVAASTAEGRESHGMGLAFVRAILKRHGASMTIDDARPGAVVTAQFSR, from the coding sequence GTGGCGAGCTGGCCGTTCCGGCGGATTCGAGCCTGGCTGGGACGGCGGACGACCACCCAGCTGGCCGTGGGCATCGCCGTGCTGTCGGCGCTGGCCCTGACCGGTTCCCTGGCTATTACCGGTGCGGCGGTGCGGATCGACCAGCGTGAGAAGGCCGCGCTGGCCGCACTGGACGACTACGGCGCCATGGCCGCCAAGCTGGGGGTCGAAGGCATGACCGGCGACGCCCTGTCGCCCGCCGACGCCGTCTATCTGTCCAACTGGCTGACCGCCTTCCAGAACGGTCCCGCGCGCGAGAATGAGGCCCGGACGCTGGAGGAGACCTGCCAGACCGGACGGGGCGGCGCGGGCGTGCGGTTCATCCGCGCCCCGGTCGGCAAGCCCGCGGGCCTTTCGGAGCTGGAGACCACGCGCGGCGAGCGTTCGTCGCGGTTGGGCGAAGATGTCTATGTGGTCCGGCTGGGCAAGGGGGTGCTGTGTTCGACCCGTCCGGTCGAGGTCGTGGTGGTTCGCCGCTCGCTCGGTGCGCTGGACATCGCTGTGGGCCGGGTGGTGGATGCCTCGGGCGACGCCTGGGGCTGGGCGGTGGCGGCGGTCATCGGCGCGGGCGTGCTGCTGGTGGCCATCGGTCTGGTCGCCGCGACCTTCGCCCGTCGTCGTCTGACGAGCGCCGTCGCCCGCGTCAGCGTGGCCCTGGACCGGGCCGCTGTCGGTGACTTCTCCGAGCGGGCGCCCGAGACAGAGGTGGCGCCCGAACTGACCGAACTGTCCGGTCATGTGAACCGGACACTGGACCGGCTGGAAGAGCTGCTGGCCTGGCTGAGGGATTCGGCGGACCAGCTGGCCCACGATTTCCGCACACCCATCGCCCGCGCGACGGCCCGCCTCGAGAAGCTGGGCGAGACCGCGTCCACGCCCGCGATGAAGCGGCTGGTCGCCGAGGCCCGCGCGGACTTGCAGGAACTGACCCGCGCGATGAATGAGGCCATGGCCCTGCGCGACGGCGAGGCCTGGTCTTTCGAGCCGGTCCGGCTGGACGTTCTGGCCCGACAATGCGCTGAACTCTATGAGCCGCTGGCCGAGGAACGGGGCGTCTCGATCCGGGTGGAGGCCGAACCCGTCGAGGTGCTGGGCGTTCGCACCCTGTTGCAGCGCGCTACGGCCAATCTGGTGGACAATGCGGTCAAATATTCACCGGACGGGGGCGTGGTGACCCTGAGCGTGTCCAGCGTCGAGGGCCGCCCCCGCCTGTCCGTCGCGGACCAGGGGCCGGGCTTCCGGCACGAGGCTGCGGACGCCGCGGCCGTCGTCGCCGCCTCCACGGCCGAGGGTCGCGAGAGCCATGGCATGGGGCTGGCCTTTGTGCGCGCGATCCTGAAACGCCACGGCGCGTCCATGACGATTGATGACGCCCGTCCGGGGGCTGTCGTCACAGCGCAATTCTCGCGCTAG
- a CDS encoding acyl-CoA dehydrogenase, with protein sequence MADGSTAQKTFRWEDPLDLDGRLTDDERMIQDAARAYAREKLLPRVVAAFRDETFDRSIMTEMGEMGFLGATLPEQYGGAGASHVAYGLIAREIEAVDSGYRSAMSVQSSLAMYPIYAFGSEEQKMKFLPRMAAGELIGCFGLTEADGGSDPASMKTKAVKVDGGYRLNGAKYWITNSPISDLAVVWAKLDDVIRGFIVERGMDGFTTDKIGDKLSLRASITGDIGLNDVFVPEENLLPNVKGLRGPFSCLNKARYGISWGAMGAAEFCFHATRDYVAERMLFGRPLSSRQLVQKKLADMQTEIFLGFEGALALGRRLDNGDWCPEAISMMKRNNCGKALAIAREARDMHGGAGITGELHVMRHAMNLETVNTYEGAHDVHALILGRAITGESAF encoded by the coding sequence ATGGCCGACGGCTCGACCGCCCAAAAGACCTTCCGCTGGGAAGACCCGCTGGATCTGGACGGCCGCCTGACCGATGACGAGCGGATGATCCAGGACGCGGCCCGCGCCTATGCGCGTGAGAAGCTGCTGCCGCGCGTGGTCGCCGCCTTCCGGGACGAGACCTTCGATCGCTCGATCATGACCGAGATGGGCGAGATGGGCTTTCTCGGCGCCACCCTGCCGGAGCAGTACGGCGGCGCGGGCGCCAGCCATGTCGCCTACGGCCTGATCGCGCGGGAGATCGAGGCGGTGGATTCGGGCTACCGCTCGGCCATGTCGGTGCAGTCGTCGCTGGCCATGTACCCGATCTACGCCTTCGGCTCGGAAGAGCAGAAGATGAAGTTCCTTCCGCGCATGGCCGCCGGCGAGCTGATCGGTTGCTTCGGCCTGACCGAGGCGGACGGCGGATCGGACCCCGCGTCGATGAAGACCAAGGCGGTCAAGGTCGATGGGGGCTATCGCCTGAACGGCGCCAAATACTGGATCACCAACTCGCCGATCTCCGACCTCGCGGTCGTGTGGGCCAAGCTGGATGACGTGATCCGCGGCTTCATCGTCGAGCGCGGCATGGACGGGTTCACCACCGACAAGATCGGCGACAAGCTTTCGTTGCGCGCCTCCATCACCGGCGACATCGGCCTGAACGACGTCTTCGTGCCGGAAGAGAACCTGCTGCCGAACGTGAAGGGCCTGCGCGGGCCGTTCTCCTGCCTGAACAAGGCGCGCTACGGTATTTCGTGGGGCGCGATGGGCGCCGCCGAGTTCTGCTTCCACGCGACACGAGACTATGTGGCGGAGCGCATGCTGTTCGGCCGCCCGCTGTCCTCGCGCCAGCTGGTGCAGAAGAAGCTGGCCGACATGCAGACCGAGATCTTCCTCGGCTTCGAGGGCGCGCTGGCGCTCGGCCGTCGTCTCGACAACGGCGACTGGTGTCCCGAGGCCATCTCGATGATGAAGCGCAACAACTGCGGCAAGGCCTTGGCCATCGCCCGCGAGGCCCGCGACATGCACGGCGGCGCGGGCATCACCGGCGAGCTGCACGTCATGCGCCACGCCATGAACCTCGAGACGGTCAACACCTACGAGGGCGCCCACGACGTCCACGCCCTGATCCTCGGTCGGGCGATCACGGGCGAAAGCGCATTCTAG
- a CDS encoding nuclear transport factor 2 family protein: MLAAAALALALQATPSGSVAPTSPDHLAVLAPVNAVFDALAARSAAGLDAHFDPAAQLTVVHERAGAESRVTHITLQQFTGGLEPGPERLEEVMINPTVAVNGDVAMVWGEYVFRIDGRLSHCGVDHFNLVRPAGVWKIASLTWNQRTTGCEALDAAARAQ; the protein is encoded by the coding sequence ATGCTCGCCGCCGCCGCTCTCGCCCTCGCGCTTCAGGCCACGCCGTCGGGCTCGGTCGCTCCGACCTCACCCGACCATCTGGCGGTGCTCGCGCCGGTCAACGCTGTCTTCGACGCCCTCGCCGCCCGCAGCGCCGCAGGGCTGGACGCCCATTTCGACCCGGCGGCGCAGCTTACGGTCGTGCATGAACGAGCCGGAGCCGAGAGCCGTGTCACCCACATCACCCTGCAGCAGTTCACCGGCGGGCTGGAGCCCGGCCCCGAGCGGCTGGAAGAGGTGATGATAAACCCCACCGTCGCGGTGAACGGCGACGTCGCCATGGTCTGGGGCGAGTACGTGTTCCGCATCGACGGTCGCCTGAGCCACTGCGGCGTCGACCATTTCAATCTGGTCCGTCCGGCCGGCGTCTGGAAGATCGCCAGCCTGACCTGGAACCAGCGCACCACGGGCTGCGAGGCGCTGGACGCGGCGGCGCGCGCGCAGTGA
- a CDS encoding NAD-dependent epimerase/dehydratase family protein, with translation MRVLVLGGDGFCGWPTALHLSARGWDVCIVDNLSRRNIDNELEVQSLTPIRTMGERIAAWKEVSDKTIEFVNMTVGKEFDRLVTLIRDWAPDSVVHFAEQRAAPYSMKTARHKLYTVDNNLNATNHLLAAIVESGRDVHLAHLGTMGVYGYTTAGLRIPEGYLKVTVDTEFGPTEQEILFPPNPGSIYHMTKTQDALLFQFYARNDGLRITDLHQGIVWGAQTEETRKDERLINRFDYDGDYGTVLNRFLMQGALGYPLTVHGTGGQTRAFIHIQDTVRCVELALKNPPKSGERVKILNQMTESRRVRDLAAMVAGMTGAPVHNVPNPRQEADENELVVANDQFRELGLKPITLAEGLMQDVTEIARRYADRADRTKIPCVSSWNGKRADALKSESVTVSSGAADQIRSA, from the coding sequence ATGCGCGTACTGGTTCTGGGCGGCGACGGCTTCTGCGGCTGGCCGACGGCGCTGCATCTTTCGGCGCGCGGCTGGGACGTGTGCATCGTCGACAACCTCAGCCGTCGGAACATCGATAACGAGCTGGAGGTCCAGTCGCTGACCCCCATCCGGACCATGGGCGAGCGCATCGCCGCGTGGAAGGAGGTTTCGGACAAGACCATCGAGTTCGTGAATATGACGGTCGGCAAGGAATTCGACCGGCTCGTCACCCTGATCCGGGACTGGGCGCCTGACAGCGTGGTTCACTTCGCCGAACAGCGCGCCGCGCCTTATTCGATGAAGACCGCGCGGCACAAGCTGTACACGGTCGACAACAATCTGAACGCCACCAACCACCTGCTGGCGGCCATCGTCGAGAGCGGGCGGGACGTCCATCTGGCGCACCTCGGCACCATGGGGGTCTACGGCTATACGACCGCCGGCCTGCGCATCCCCGAGGGCTATCTGAAGGTTACGGTGGACACCGAGTTCGGCCCGACCGAGCAGGAAATCCTGTTCCCGCCGAACCCCGGCTCGATCTATCATATGACCAAGACGCAGGACGCCCTGCTGTTCCAGTTCTACGCTAGGAATGACGGGCTGCGGATCACCGACCTGCATCAGGGCATCGTCTGGGGCGCCCAGACCGAGGAGACCCGCAAGGACGAGCGGCTGATCAACCGCTTCGACTATGACGGCGACTACGGCACCGTTCTGAACCGCTTCCTGATGCAGGGCGCGCTGGGCTATCCGCTGACGGTGCACGGCACGGGCGGGCAGACGCGGGCTTTCATTCACATTCAGGATACCGTCCGCTGCGTCGAACTGGCCCTGAAGAACCCGCCAAAGTCGGGCGAACGGGTGAAGATCCTGAACCAGATGACCGAGAGCCGCCGGGTGCGCGATCTGGCGGCCATGGTGGCCGGCATGACGGGGGCTCCAGTTCACAATGTCCCCAACCCGCGTCAGGAGGCGGACGAGAATGAGCTGGTCGTGGCCAATGACCAGTTCCGGGAACTGGGTCTGAAGCCGATCACCCTGGCCGAGGGCCTGATGCAGGATGTGACCGAAATCGCCCGCCGGTACGCCGACCGCGCCGACCGGACCAAGATTCCCTGCGTCTCCAGCTGGAACGGGAAGCGCGCCGACGCGCTGAAGAGCGAAAGCGTCACTGTTTCCAGCGGCGCCGCCGACCAAATCCGCTCCGCCTGA
- a CDS encoding trypsin-like peptidase domain-containing protein yields MRRTIFRAGGVSVLALAFAAPLLIVTPAVAQSVDPAPAAQTPTSPIPYDAERGVFTFATDLERALPAVVQVTTLGQSRGPSSGDNEPRPTASGSGAVIDAAQGIVVTNNHVVDGGQKFTVDLTDGRIFDAVLIGADKATDIAVLQITAPGLSQIEVASSDRLRTGDLAFAVGYPLGLDQTLTMGVISGLGRSGMGDRIEDYIQTDAAVNSGNSGGPLLDSRGRLIGINTSILSGGGGGNDGIAFAVPSRIMMYVVEQLRAHGEVRRGVTGAILGSLNAERSREFGLGIVRGAVVEDVAPGSSAERAGLRRGDVITRVGNRPVSNAGTVQAAIGIAEPGTQVEVVYLRDGHEARATLTVEANSERQVTVGAEVVISRGASIRESADGLQVFAVEGGSPAAAAGLQAGDIVRSVNGRSVSTLSAFARALDGQGERRLSVERSGDTERVILP; encoded by the coding sequence ATGCGGCGCACCATCTTCCGGGCAGGCGGAGTTTCCGTTCTGGCCCTCGCGTTCGCCGCCCCCCTGTTGATCGTGACCCCGGCCGTGGCCCAGTCGGTCGATCCGGCCCCCGCCGCCCAGACCCCGACGTCGCCGATCCCCTATGACGCCGAGCGAGGCGTGTTCACCTTCGCCACCGATCTGGAGCGCGCCCTGCCCGCCGTGGTGCAGGTGACGACCCTGGGTCAGTCGCGTGGACCGAGCTCCGGCGACAACGAGCCCCGCCCGACGGCCAGCGGCTCCGGCGCCGTGATCGACGCGGCGCAGGGCATTGTCGTGACCAATAATCACGTGGTCGACGGCGGCCAGAAATTCACTGTCGACCTGACGGACGGCCGCATCTTCGACGCCGTGCTGATCGGCGCCGACAAGGCCACCGACATCGCCGTGCTCCAGATCACGGCGCCGGGCCTGTCGCAGATCGAGGTGGCCAGTTCGGATCGCCTGCGCACCGGCGACCTGGCCTTCGCGGTCGGCTATCCGCTGGGCCTCGACCAGACGCTGACCATGGGTGTGATCTCCGGTCTGGGCCGCTCGGGCATGGGCGACCGGATCGAGGATTACATCCAGACTGACGCCGCCGTGAACTCGGGCAACTCGGGCGGGCCGCTGCTGGACAGCCGGGGTCGCCTGATCGGCATTAACACCTCCATCCTGTCGGGCGGCGGCGGCGGCAACGACGGCATCGCCTTCGCCGTGCCCAGCCGGATCATGATGTATGTGGTCGAGCAGCTGCGCGCCCACGGCGAGGTGCGTCGCGGCGTGACCGGCGCCATTCTCGGCTCGCTGAACGCTGAACGCTCGCGCGAATTCGGTCTGGGCATCGTCCGTGGCGCGGTGGTCGAGGACGTGGCGCCCGGCTCGTCCGCCGAGCGCGCGGGCCTGCGTCGTGGCGACGTGATCACCCGTGTCGGCAACCGCCCGGTCTCCAACGCCGGCACCGTGCAGGCCGCGATCGGCATCGCCGAACCCGGAACCCAGGTGGAGGTGGTCTATCTGCGTGATGGCCACGAGGCCCGCGCGACCCTGACGGTAGAGGCGAACAGCGAACGTCAGGTCACGGTCGGCGCCGAGGTCGTCATCAGCCGAGGCGCCTCGATCCGCGAAAGCGCCGATGGTCTGCAAGTCTTCGCGGTTGAAGGCGGTTCGCCCGCCGCAGCGGCCGGATTGCAGGCCGGAGACATCGTGCGGTCGGTCAATGGCCGGTCGGTGTCGACCCTTTCGGCGTTTGCCCGTGCGCTGGACGGTCAGGGCGAGCGGCGTCTGTCGGTTGAACGGAGCGGCGACACCGAGCGGGTCATCCTGCCCTGA
- a CDS encoding Bax inhibitor-1/YccA family protein yields the protein MSDFRNGYSIPQTVDMSVDAGLRKFMLGVYNKVALGLLVSAVLAYITGSVPAVTQLLFNTAVFPDGVTRITGYTLLGMIVAFSPLVILLGSNFVMKNPTSGGASALYWLIVALIGASMGTVVLLYTGASVVQTFLITAAAFGALSLFGYTTKKDLTGIGSFLIMGVIGLIIASVVNMFLQNGMMQLIISAAGVLIFAGLTAYDTQRLKMTYYAIGGNENAMGVATSYGALSLYINFINMFQFLLALFGGRR from the coding sequence ATGAGCGATTTCAGAAACGGATATTCCATCCCGCAGACCGTCGACATGTCGGTGGACGCGGGCCTGCGCAAATTCATGCTCGGGGTCTACAACAAGGTCGCCCTCGGCCTGCTGGTCTCGGCCGTACTGGCCTATATCACCGGCTCGGTGCCGGCGGTCACCCAGTTGCTCTTCAACACGGCCGTCTTCCCTGACGGCGTGACCCGCATCACGGGATACACCCTGCTCGGCATGATCGTGGCCTTCTCGCCGCTGGTCATCCTGCTGGGCTCCAACTTCGTGATGAAGAACCCGACCTCGGGCGGAGCCAGCGCGCTGTACTGGCTGATCGTGGCCCTGATCGGCGCCTCCATGGGCACCGTGGTCCTGCTCTACACGGGCGCCTCGGTGGTCCAGACCTTCCTGATCACCGCCGCCGCCTTCGGCGCGCTCAGCCTGTTCGGCTACACGACCAAGAAGGATCTGACCGGCATCGGTTCGTTCCTGATCATGGGCGTGATCGGCCTGATCATCGCCTCGGTGGTGAACATGTTCCTGCAGAACGGCATGATGCAGCTGATCATCAGCGCCGCCGGCGTGCTGATCTTCGCGGGCCTGACCGCCTACGACACCCAGCGCCTGAAGATGACCTACTACGCCATCGGCGGGAACGAGAACGCGATGGGCGTGGCCACCAGCTACGGCGCGCTGAGCCTCTACATCAACTTCATCAACATGTTCCAATTCCTGCTCGCCCTGTTCGGCGGCCGTCGTTGA
- a CDS encoding response regulator transcription factor has product MDGEAVTEGDESFARLHEVFAGRAALLLEDDPDLSEHVAERLLRAGFATVDRVDRGEAALEATAGKSYDVLILDRMTNGLDGLETLKRLRASSGPSADAPALMLTALGGERQKVEGLLEGADDYLAKPVGDEELLARIAAQLRRAARRARPVNADLVNGPFRLSFGARTVKLELSDVSRTIDLSPLEFAIVCELMSARGQPVTKTMLWDRCWVEWNFLPDNFVNIIDARISALRRRLKEQAPELGEDLHPLIVSARSQSLVFRDLSDWTG; this is encoded by the coding sequence ATGGACGGAGAAGCGGTGACTGAGGGAGACGAGTCCTTCGCCCGGTTGCATGAGGTCTTCGCGGGCCGCGCCGCCCTGCTGCTCGAGGATGATCCCGACCTGTCCGAACATGTCGCCGAGCGGCTGCTGCGCGCCGGGTTCGCGACCGTGGACCGGGTCGATCGGGGCGAGGCCGCGCTCGAGGCCACGGCGGGAAAATCCTACGACGTGCTGATCCTTGATCGCATGACCAACGGGCTGGACGGGCTGGAGACCCTGAAGCGCCTTCGGGCCTCCAGCGGTCCGTCGGCGGACGCACCCGCCCTGATGTTGACCGCATTGGGCGGCGAGCGGCAGAAGGTCGAGGGGCTGCTGGAAGGCGCCGACGACTATCTGGCCAAGCCGGTCGGGGACGAGGAGCTTCTGGCCCGCATCGCGGCGCAGCTGCGCCGCGCCGCCCGCCGGGCCAGGCCGGTCAACGCCGATCTGGTCAACGGTCCCTTCCGCCTGTCGTTCGGCGCGCGGACGGTGAAGCTGGAGCTGTCCGATGTCTCGCGCACCATCGACCTGTCGCCGCTGGAGTTCGCCATCGTGTGCGAGTTGATGAGCGCTCGGGGCCAGCCGGTGACCAAGACCATGCTGTGGGACCGGTGCTGGGTGGAGTGGAACTTCCTGCCCGACAATTTCGTCAACATCATCGACGCCCGCATCAGCGCCCTGCGCCGTCGGCTGAAGGAGCAGGCGCCGGAACTGGGCGAAGACCTGCACCCGCTGATCGTCTCCGCGCGTAGCCAGAGTCTGGTATTCCGCGACCTGTCCGACTGGACGGGCTGA
- a CDS encoding GNAT family N-acetyltransferase yields MEDFPRWAEMMADPEASRFLGGVQPAATAWRGFMTMAGAWSLTGIAMFSVIERDTGLWLGRIGPWRPEGWPGNEVGWGLHPDAQGKGYGVEAATATLDYAFDVLGWEDVIHCIDPENTPSQRLAERVGSRNLGPTRLPPPFADVSVDAWGQSRADWKSRPRR; encoded by the coding sequence ATGGAGGACTTCCCGCGCTGGGCGGAAATGATGGCCGACCCTGAGGCGTCGCGCTTCCTCGGCGGCGTTCAGCCCGCGGCGACGGCATGGCGGGGCTTCATGACCATGGCCGGGGCGTGGAGCCTGACGGGGATCGCAATGTTCTCGGTCATCGAACGCGACACCGGCCTCTGGCTGGGCCGGATTGGGCCGTGGCGGCCCGAGGGCTGGCCGGGCAATGAGGTCGGCTGGGGCCTGCATCCGGACGCGCAGGGCAAGGGCTATGGCGTGGAGGCGGCCACGGCGACGCTGGACTACGCCTTCGACGTGCTGGGCTGGGAGGATGTGATCCACTGCATCGACCCGGAGAACACCCCGTCCCAACGGCTGGCCGAGCGGGTCGGATCGCGCAATCTGGGACCGACGCGCCTGCCGCCGCCCTTCGCGGACGTGTCCGTCGACGCCTGGGGACAGAGCCGGGCCGACTGGAAGTCCCGCCCGCGCCGTTGA